A stretch of the Ostrea edulis chromosome 9, xbOstEdul1.1, whole genome shotgun sequence genome encodes the following:
- the LOC130049938 gene encoding uncharacterized protein LOC130049938: MLQDPMTLSSLLRNDDAIRFMQPIRGTPAYWATAQKDLFAMLRQLGIPTWFCSFSVAEYRWNDAVRIILQQQSIDRNPDQMEWSEKNDVLRSNPVTVARMFEHRFQIFHREVILSPAEPIGKVVDFFQRVEFQQRGSPHMHCLYWVENAPNIDSDGEEAVCNFIDRYVACAVPSESDDPELRKSVLEVQQHSKKHSKSCKKKGTECRFNFPRPPSQKTFITSIQEEEKSDECKIEAKVNKEYAKEILVSVWDKVQNDEGNITAEKIFDELSITQELYEEAHNMLSSKRSVILKRCPNEVWTNQYNPCLLKSWDANMDVQFVLDPFSCIVYIVSYISKSEREMGMLLKQTKLEAEEGNFDARQTMKKIGSAYLHHREVSAQEAVYRVCNLKMKECSRKVVFVPVGDNPVRLSKPLSLLKKKYSKDVEINDEEDDENEVWMTNIIERYMNRPDKQMFHEMCLADFCSEFRVLAKSQVPKKENENVFELQNGKGYVQRRTRTQHAIVRYPRFSVEKMSEKYYQSLLQLFLPYWTEAQLKPPGFDLYKDFYETGYVKISGRKRKQSVKSIVDLNHSRYSKNEDAIDNAQEAYEMNGEQEDAWSRICPETEVLRREGLAHRKDNTVPQEGSMNIIPDIESGTHNADVLYHVEQNMNSREAMIPILQNLNETQREIFYMVRDWCLGKIVGEKYKPLYLFVTGGAGTGKSHLIKAIHYEASRLLSRIMSDPERISVLLAAFTGTAAFNIGGNTLHHLFSLKKYLPLPYEPLGEQSLSELRVKIGDLQILIIDEISMVYKRLLYYIHERLVQIKKCREPFGGVCVIAVGDFYQLPPVKQRKDERLYKENMTYPVDYWLDLFKVIELKGIMRQRDDLSFAEVLNSLRVRERDEQLTQQQSNLLQECIREGPEDVLHVFSTNEEVNAFNLTMLKRSCDDLLEINAQDYRKDKTSGKLMLKSKPVTTSRSDGLQSTLILSIKARVMLTRNCNVEDGLVNGVMGYICQFIFEENSDRIVRAVGIDFDNKEVGKKSGQKTKDGKLVFIERVQEEIKDKVSTVVRHQFPIRLSWACTAHKVQGMTTDKVVVNLDRAFAPGQAYVALSRVTSKAGLFIDTEDPARLQKNIYADSEVKTSLNEMAKVTIGDISRTLNSSGKKIVLHNIQSLGSHFGDLQNDVRFNQVDVICLTETWLRSGENTKNYALQGFQFHHLPRMEAYEESTVSNQSLHMSRGGGVALYLKDGENCYDIRSLSQMNIEGIAVKLIKENILLLSVYRPCMVNMATFLNSLQKVLNFLKTSDQNSIILGDFNEDAKANGPLQRFLKDQNFRQLVSFSTTEGGTTLDHVYVSSSIQIDSVHRLPTYYSYHDAVLLKLIDK, from the coding sequence ATGTTGCAAGATCCAATGACGCTTTCCAGTTTGCTGAGGAATGATGACGCTATAAGATTTATGCAACCGATAAGAGGAACACCTGCTTACTGGGCAACTGCTCAAAAAGACCTCTTTGCTATGCTACGACAATTAGGAATCCCAACGTGGTTTTGTTCGTTTTCTGTAGCAGAGTATAGATGGAATGATGCTGTTAGAATCATATTACAACAACAAAGCATTGACAGAAACCCAGATCAAATGGAATGGTCAGAAAAGAATGATGTTTTAAGGTCCAATCCAGTTACAGTAGCTAGAATGTTTGAACAtagatttcaaatatttcacaGGGAAGTCATACTTTCACCAGCTGAACCAATAGGAAAGGTAGTAGACTTTTTTCAAAGAGTTGAGTTTCAGCAGAGGGGATCTCCCCACATGCACTGTTTATATTGGGTTGAAAATGCACCAAATATTGATTCTGATGGGGAGGAAGCTGTATGTAACTTCATTGACAGATATGTGGCATGTGCTGTACCATCAGAAAGTGATGACCCAGAATTGAGAAAAAGTGTTTTAGAAGTACAACAACATAGTAAAAAGCATTCAAAATCTTGCAAAAAGAAGGGTACAGAATGTAGGTTTAATTTCCCGAGGCCTCCATCGCAAAAAACATTCATAACAAGTATACAGGAGGAAGAAAAGTCGGATGAGTGTAAAATAGAAGCAAAGGTAAATAAGGAGTATGCCAAGGAAATATTAGTTAGTGTTTGGGATAAAGTACAGAATGATGAAGGAAACATAACGGCAGAGAAGATATTTGATGAACTTTCAATAACTCAGGAATTGTATGAAGAAGCCCATAACATGTTATCATCTAAAAGGTCTGTTATTCTCAAACGTTGCCCAAATGAAGTGTGGACAAACCAATATAACCCATGTCTTTTAAAATCCTGGGATGCTAATATGGACGTACAGTTTGTACTGGATCCATTCAGTtgcattgtttacattgtttcctatatatcaaAGTCAGAAAGGGAAATGGGTATGTTactcaaacaaacaaaattggAGGCTGAAGAAGGAAACTTTGATGCCAGACAGACAATGAAAAAAATTGGTTCAGCTTACTTGCATCACAGAGAAGTAAGTGCGCAGGAAGCTGTGTACAGAGTGTGTAACTTGAAGATGAAGGAGTGTTCTAGGAAAGTTGTTTTTGTACCTGTAGGCGATAACCCAGTGCGCTTAAGTAAGCCTTTGTCCTtgctgaagaaaaaatattcaaaggATGTAGAGATAAATGATGAGGAAGATGATGAGAATGAAGTTTGGATGACAAATATCATTGAACGTTACATGAACAGGCCAGATAAGCAAATGTTTCATGAAATGTGCCTTGCAGATTTTTGTTCTGAATTCAGAGTGCTGGCTAAATCTCAAGTTCCTAAGaaggaaaatgaaaatgtgtttgaattacagAATGGGAAGGGTTACGTGCAACGAAGAACGAGAACACAACATGCTATTGTGAGGTATCCAAGGTTCAGCGTTGAAAAAATGTCAGAAAAATATTATCAATCTCTTTTGCAACTTTTTCTTCCTTACTGGACAGAGGCACAGTTAAAACCACCTGGGTTTGATTTGTATAAGGATTTTTATGAAACTGGTTACGTAAAGATTTCTGGCAGAAAACGAAAGCAGTCTGTGAAGTCAATTGTGGATTTGAATCATTCGCGGTATTCAAAAAATGAAGATGCGATTGATAATGCCCAAGAAGCATATGAAATGAATGGTGAACAAGAAGATGCATGGTCACGCATATGTCCAGAAACAGAGGTTCTCAGAAGAGAAGGCCTAGCACACAGAAAAGACAACACAGTACCACAGGAAGGTAGTATGAATATTATACCGGATATTGAGAGTGGGACACATAATGCAGATGTCCTGTATCATGTAGAACAAAACATGAATTCTAGAGAGGCAATGATACCAATTCTTCAAAATCTGAATGAAACACagagggaaatattttacatggtGCGCGATTGGTGTCTAGGAAAGATTGTAGGGGAGAAATATAAACccttatatttatttgtaactGGAGGTGCAGGTACTGGTAAAAGTCATCTCATCAAAGCTATTCATTACGAAGCATCACGTTTGCTTTCACGAATAATGTCTGATCCAGAGAGGATATCAGTGCTTCTCGCAGCATTCACAGGAACAGCAGCTTTCAATATTGGCGGAAATACACTTCACCacttgttttcattaaaaaaatatcttccaTTGCCATATGAACCACTTGGAGAACAGAGTCTCAGTGAATTAAGAGTGAAGATAGGAGATCTTCAGATTCTTATCATTGATGAAATATCAATGGTGTACAAAAGACTTTTGTACTACATACACGAAAGGCTGGTACAGATTAAGAAATGCAGAGAACCATTTGGAGGAGTTTGTGTTATTGCTGTTGGGGACTTTTATCAGCTTCCTCCAGTTAAGCAGCGAAaagatgaaaggctttacaaagaaaatatgaCATATCCTGTGGACTACTGGCTTGACCTATTTAAGGTCATTGAGTTGAAAGGGATAATGAGACAAAGAGATGATTTGTCTTTTGCTGAGGTACTTAATTCTCTTCGTGTAAGAGAAAGAGATGAGCAATTGACACAGCAGCAAAGTAACTTGTTACAAGAATGTATCAGGGAAGGACCAGAAGATGTTCTTCATGTGTTTTCTACCAATGAGGAGGTAAACGCATTCAACCTGACAATGTTAAAGAGATCTTGTGAtgatttattagaaattaatgCACAAGATTATAGGAAGGACAAAACATCTGGTAAACTGATGCTAAAAAGTAAACCTGTGACAACATCAAGAAGTGATGGACTTCAAAGTACTCTGATCTTGTCCATCAAAGCAAGAGTGATGCTCACAAGAAATTGTAATGTAGAAGATGGCCTTGTGAATGGAGTAATGGGATATATCTGTCAGTTCATATTTGAAGAAAACAGTGATAGAATTGTAAGAGCTGTGGgaatagattttgataataagGAAGTTGGAAAGAAGTCCGGGCAAAAAACAAAGGATGGGAAATTGGTGTTCATAGAAAGAGTGCAAGAAGAGATAAAGGACAAAGTTAGTACAGTGGTACGCCACCAATTTCCAATTAGGTTATCTTGGGCATGCACAGCACATAAGGTGCAAGGGATGACAACAGACAAAGTTGTAGTGAATTTAGATAGAGCATTTGCCCCAGGTCAGGCATATGTTGCACTATCAAGGGTTACATCAAAGGCCGGCCTATTTATTGATACTGAAGATCCAGCTCGATTGCAGAAAAATATTTATGCTGATTCAGAAGTAAAGACATCTCTAAATGAAATGGCGAAAGTTACTATTGGTGACATTTCACGAACTCTAAATTCCAGTGGAAAGAAAATAGTTTTGCATAATATACAGAGCTTAGGTAGCCATTTTGGAGATCTACAAAATGATGTGAGGTTCAATCAGGTTGATGTTATTTGCTTAACAGAGACATGGTTAAGATCTGGAGAAAACACAAAGAATTATGCTCTTCAAGGGTTTCAGTTTCATCATCTTCCTAGAATGGAAGCATATGAGGAAAGCACTGTCTCAAATCAGAGTTTACACATGTCAAGGGGTGGAGGCGTTGCTCTGTATTTGAAAGATGGTGAAAATTGTTATGATATTCGTTCACTGTCCCAGATGAATATTGAAGGAATAGCTGTGAAGTTGATAAAGGagaatattttgttgttgtctgTGTATCGACCATGCATGGTAAATATGGCAACATTCCTTAACAGTCTTCAGAAAGTTCTTAACTTCTTAAAAACAAGTGATCAAAACAGTATCATTTTGGGGGATTTTAATGAGGATGCCAAAGCCAATGGGCCACTTCAAAGATTTTTGAAAGATCAAAACTTCAGACAACTTGTATCCTTTAGCACCACTGAAGGGGGAACAACTTTGGATCATGTATATGTATCCAGTTCTATACAGATTGATAGTGTCCACCGATTACCCACATATTATAGTTACCATGATGCTGTCCTTCTGAAATTGATAGATAAATGA